TAGTCTTCGGCGCCCTGCCACCGGCGGCGGGCCTCCGACCAGTCGTACTGGGGCAGGATGACGATTCCGTAGCGCATACCCGCAGTCTACAAAGGGGCCCGGACAGCGGCGCCGCCCGCATCCGCCCACCCCGCGCCGTGCCGGGCGGACGGTGCTATGAATGGTGCGTTCGCGGCACGGCTGCGAGCGCACCATCTCGGCCGCCAGTCGGCCGTTTCCCGGATTGCGAAGGAGCACCCGATGGTTTCCACACTGACCCCGGACCGGTTCGCCGGCCAGACCGCCATCGTCACCGGAGCGGGCTCCGGGATCGGCAAGGCCACGGCCGTGCGACTCGCGGAGGAGGGCGCCCGGGTGATCGCCGGCGACGTGGTCCCTGCACGGCTCCAGGAGCTCGTCGAGCAGTACGCCGACCTCGACATCGTCACCGTGGACGGCGACATCAGCCACGAGGACACGGCCACCCGACTGGTCGCGGCGGCGAACGGGCGCATCGACGTCGTGGCGAACGTCGCGGGCATCATGGACGGCTTCCTGCCCGTCGGAGAAGTCGACGACGCCACCTGGGAGCGCGTGTTCGGCATCAACGTCACGGGGATCATGCGGCTGATCCGGGCGGCCCTGCCGGT
This is a stretch of genomic DNA from Cryobacterium soli. It encodes these proteins:
- a CDS encoding SDR family NAD(P)-dependent oxidoreductase yields the protein MVSTLTPDRFAGQTAIVTGAGSGIGKATAVRLAEEGARVIAGDVVPARLQELVEQYADLDIVTVDGDISHEDTATRLVAAANGRIDVVANVAGIMDGFLPVGEVDDATWERVFGINVTGIMRLIRAALPVMVAGGGGSIVNVSSEAGLRGGAAGAAYTASKHAVIGLTRNTSVMYSAQGVRCNAVAPGGVQTNIEAPMLSALAGSVLGPVFQHVLPPVATADQLAAAITWLASSDSANVTGIVLTSDGGWAAM